Proteins found in one Chloroflexota bacterium genomic segment:
- a CDS encoding polyprenyl synthetase family protein, with amino-acid sequence MPPPSSQHGPASSPDFLGKYQGPVQDALRDRLGGSPPPIGTMLRYHMGWESPEGESQEFAAGKRLRPALCLFTCEAVGGGIEDALPAAVALELIHNFSLIHDDIQDQDLERHGRGTVWSIWGKPSGVVAGNALRTVADATLYQLRETGVTTAAALEVVQTLTGRCLELVEGQRMDLNFESRRDVGPDEYLDMVSRKTGALVEAAMHMGALLGSASPGQVARLARCGRLLGLTFQARDDVLGIWGDPVLMGKATGADIRRRKKSLPVVFGFAGATGPERARLDQIYSSEDEMKESAVADVMGILDRIGAESYAQSVAEEKGALAINEARDADITEEALQDLHDLAHFFAHRDH; translated from the coding sequence TTGCCTCCTCCATCCAGCCAACACGGCCCCGCATCGTCGCCGGACTTCCTGGGCAAGTACCAGGGGCCCGTGCAGGACGCCCTGCGCGATCGACTCGGCGGCTCACCGCCCCCCATCGGCACCATGCTCCGCTACCACATGGGCTGGGAGTCGCCCGAAGGCGAGTCGCAGGAGTTCGCCGCCGGCAAGCGGCTCCGCCCCGCCCTGTGCCTCTTCACCTGTGAGGCCGTCGGCGGCGGCATCGAGGATGCCCTCCCGGCCGCCGTTGCGCTGGAGCTCATCCACAACTTCTCCCTCATCCATGACGACATCCAGGACCAGGACCTGGAGCGCCACGGCCGCGGCACCGTGTGGTCCATCTGGGGCAAGCCCAGCGGCGTTGTCGCGGGCAACGCCCTGCGCACCGTCGCCGACGCCACCCTCTATCAGCTCAGGGAGACAGGCGTGACGACGGCCGCCGCCCTCGAGGTCGTGCAAACGCTGACCGGCCGGTGCCTGGAGCTCGTCGAGGGTCAGCGCATGGACCTCAACTTCGAGTCCCGACGGGACGTTGGCCCGGACGAGTACCTCGACATGGTATCGCGCAAGACCGGCGCCCTCGTCGAGGCTGCCATGCACATGGGCGCCCTCCTCGGCAGCGCCTCCCCCGGACAGGTGGCGCGGCTCGCCCGGTGCGGCCGCCTTCTCGGGCTCACCTTCCAGGCCCGCGACGACGTTCTCGGCATCTGGGGCGACCCTGTCCTTATGGGCAAGGCAACCGGCGCCGACATCCGCCGCCGCAAGAAGTCGCTGCCCGTCGTTTTCGGCTTTGCCGGCGCGACCGGCCCCGAACGCGCGCGCCTGGATCAAATCTACAGCTCAGAGGATGAGATGAAGGAGTCAGCCGTCGCTGACGTCATGGGCATCCTCGACCGCATCGGCGCCGAGTCCTACGCACAGTCCGTCGCCGAGGAGAAGGGGGCACTGGCAATCAACGAGGCCCGCGACGCCGACATCACAGAAGAGGCCCTCCAGGACCTGCACGACCTCGCCCACTTCTTCGCCCACCGCGACCACTAG
- a CDS encoding 3-phosphoglycerate dehydrogenase, with amino-acid sequence MKVLVLNLAGQDEALKSLTEAGHEVVFGRPSAPGNVASPREAYTAGELMELCHDVHAVLGPPATLTGAVMEAAPLLHTLVVPVIGYERVDVQAATDLGIMVCNSPTPENFVSVSEASIALMTMLAKRLRRKEARIRGGEWSQNSDRGFLLWQKTVGIIGLGRTGSGVAKRLSGWDVRLICYDPYITDERAAEFGAERVDLPTLLQESDFVTVHVVITPETFEMIGEDQLRMMKPSAYLINTSRGEAIDEAAIRKALDEEWIAGAALDVFHQEPLPVDSPMRSLDPDRVFLTPHSIAHTHASLVANREKAIDTTIIALRGEVPDSVVNPDVLPKWIERIKLIMETA; translated from the coding sequence GTGAAGGTGTTGGTACTGAATCTGGCAGGACAGGATGAGGCCTTGAAATCCCTTACGGAGGCAGGGCATGAGGTTGTCTTTGGCCGGCCTTCCGCGCCTGGAAATGTGGCTAGTCCTAGAGAGGCTTATACCGCGGGCGAGCTGATGGAATTGTGTCACGATGTCCATGCTGTTCTCGGCCCTCCCGCGACTTTGACCGGCGCCGTCATGGAGGCGGCTCCGCTGCTTCACACCCTGGTCGTTCCTGTCATTGGCTACGAGCGAGTGGATGTCCAGGCGGCCACGGACTTGGGCATCATGGTCTGCAACAGTCCTACGCCAGAGAACTTTGTGAGCGTATCGGAAGCCTCGATAGCGTTGATGACGATGCTGGCCAAGCGCCTCAGGCGAAAGGAAGCGCGCATTCGCGGAGGCGAGTGGAGCCAAAACTCTGATCGAGGCTTCCTGCTCTGGCAAAAGACAGTCGGAATCATCGGGTTGGGACGAACAGGATCGGGGGTGGCCAAGCGACTCTCAGGGTGGGACGTTCGGCTGATTTGCTATGATCCTTACATCACCGATGAACGCGCGGCGGAGTTTGGCGCGGAGAGGGTCGATCTACCCACCCTGCTGCAAGAATCGGACTTTGTGACAGTCCATGTGGTGATCACGCCGGAGACCTTCGAGATGATAGGTGAGGACCAACTTCGGATGATGAAGCCGTCCGCCTACCTCATCAACACCTCTCGCGGGGAGGCAATCGACGAAGCCGCGATACGAAAGGCTCTTGACGAAGAATGGATCGCGGGCGCCGCGCTCGACGTTTTCCATCAGGAGCCTTTGCCCGTTGACAGCCCGATGAGGAGCCTCGATCCGGACCGGGTGTTTCTCACGCCGCACAGCATTGCCCATACACACGCGAGCCTCGTTGCCAACCGCGAAAAGGCAATTGACACCACGATAATTGCCCTGAGAGGGGAAGTGCCAGACTCAGTGGTGAATCCAGATGTTCTACCCAAATGGATAGAGCGGATCAAGTTGATCATGGAGACCGCCTGA
- a CDS encoding amidohydrolase family protein codes for MKYQRISGDSHLEVAADRWTHRVDPRYRGHAPRNVTLPDGADGTIVEDLPPVQNPMDLYGGKGRDVWHPFGQTYASTPGTGSPEQRLAEQTQDGLDAEVLFPAVVCGPRLWSRVKDYAARLAIFRGWNDWLAEEYCAVSPDRLIGVAALPTTGVDDAIAEMARCRDLGLKAAMLVRFPNGGARPSAEDDKFWAAAVEMDFPITIHVDLDRSPDPNGRLLEYPREHEVLNRTELAFQVQRFARAGGVNTVQLVLSGLFDRFPTLQIDMAENCIGWVPFFLEMADVRYKRHIYWSEQFVGFKPLQQLPSEYITQHFYWGFQVDRSGVELRHWLGVDKLMWAADFPHQESDWPDSDEVIEHNFHGIPEDEVYKMVAGNAIRFFHLNAEDPAPAGGLAGQASR; via the coding sequence ATGAAGTACCAACGCATCTCAGGAGACTCGCATCTGGAGGTTGCGGCGGACCGCTGGACGCACCGGGTCGACCCTCGGTACCGCGGCCACGCGCCGAGGAACGTCACGCTGCCGGACGGCGCGGACGGGACGATCGTGGAAGACCTGCCGCCGGTGCAGAACCCGATGGACCTGTATGGCGGCAAGGGCCGGGACGTCTGGCACCCCTTCGGCCAAACGTACGCGAGCACCCCCGGCACCGGCTCGCCCGAGCAGCGGTTGGCGGAGCAGACCCAAGACGGCCTGGACGCGGAGGTCCTGTTCCCGGCGGTGGTATGCGGCCCCCGGCTGTGGTCCAGGGTGAAAGACTATGCCGCCAGGCTGGCCATCTTTCGCGGGTGGAACGACTGGCTGGCGGAGGAGTACTGTGCCGTGTCGCCGGACCGGCTCATTGGCGTGGCCGCGCTGCCGACGACGGGCGTCGACGACGCCATCGCGGAGATGGCGCGCTGCCGGGACCTGGGGCTGAAGGCGGCCATGCTGGTCCGGTTCCCCAACGGAGGCGCGCGCCCCAGCGCCGAGGATGACAAGTTCTGGGCCGCGGCAGTGGAAATGGACTTCCCCATCACCATCCACGTGGACCTGGACCGTTCCCCGGACCCCAACGGGCGGCTGCTGGAGTACCCGAGGGAACACGAGGTACTGAACCGTACGGAACTCGCGTTCCAGGTCCAGCGGTTCGCTCGCGCCGGGGGCGTCAACACCGTGCAGCTGGTGCTCTCCGGCCTCTTCGACCGTTTCCCCACGCTGCAGATTGACATGGCTGAGAACTGCATTGGCTGGGTGCCCTTCTTCCTGGAGATGGCGGATGTCCGCTACAAGCGGCACATCTACTGGTCTGAGCAGTTTGTGGGCTTCAAGCCACTGCAGCAGCTTCCCAGCGAGTACATCACCCAGCACTTCTACTGGGGCTTTCAGGTCGACCGCTCAGGCGTGGAGCTCCGTCATTGGCTGGGCGTGGACAAGCTGATGTGGGCAGCGGACTTCCCGCACCAGGAATCCGATTGGCCCGACTCTGACGAGGTGATTGAGCACAATTTCCATGGCATACCGGAGGACGAGGTCTACAAGATGGTGGCCGGAAACGCCATTCGGTTTTTTCACCTGAACGCGGAGGACCCGGCCCCCGCCGGCGGGCTGGCGGGCCAAGCATCGCGTTAG
- a CDS encoding ABC transporter substrate-binding protein: protein MKNFSVKNGIMAAIVASLGLLLLVACGNGDDDSEPSTSQPTAAPTAAPESAAVSPTASPATSAPVMAEPVEPKIKRVIMAVTPPSSEFSAPRMGGQPQAFQVRPIYEYLIGIDAETGGFVPELATEWNLEPDGLSFRFKLREGVKWQRDFGEFTAEDVLFTHEQFILEDSVHGQTTSYGEMVGSVEIVNDYEVIFRLSRPAAEFITVMSAQQGNMGDQVSKAHHEAEGEPLNLDDSVVGTGPYQLLERQQERFLIFERVPYEHWKVTPDFQEFEYRWLAEASTRLAALLAGEVHLASIPKDNVGTATNEGMLLVQGKVPGQRTFIRYYCCNFDSESQAWTNPDTPLMDIRVRKAFSKAVDRDQLNEAYFGGSAVPMYNAHQNPSREGWDPTWVTRFPDEYGYDPVAARALLAEAGYGPNNPVEANLFVIRETRGIPASLDLTEAVGGYMSDIGASVKLISIERGGISPGTRNPPFEFNNHLNLDITSSDLFIAIRVKNSGTGQPNRLYGFATPEMDDAYYRLISEVDDVKRNEIAREWGNLHYDLHASNPLFWVPAEIVVNPEFVSDYVWPGAFTGTWSHVHNIKAAT from the coding sequence ATGAAGAACTTTTCGGTCAAGAACGGAATAATGGCGGCAATTGTCGCGTCGCTTGGGCTGCTCTTGTTGGTCGCCTGTGGGAACGGAGATGACGATTCGGAGCCCTCGACCAGTCAGCCTACCGCGGCTCCCACGGCGGCGCCGGAGTCGGCCGCAGTGAGCCCGACGGCCTCCCCCGCTACGTCCGCTCCTGTGATGGCTGAGCCTGTCGAGCCAAAGATCAAGCGCGTAATCATGGCGGTTACTCCACCCTCCTCGGAGTTCTCTGCACCAAGAATGGGCGGGCAGCCGCAGGCCTTCCAGGTGCGCCCCATCTATGAGTACCTGATTGGCATAGACGCCGAAACCGGGGGATTCGTGCCTGAGCTTGCGACGGAATGGAACCTGGAACCCGATGGCCTATCGTTCAGGTTCAAGTTGCGGGAGGGCGTCAAGTGGCAGCGGGACTTCGGAGAGTTTACTGCCGAGGATGTGCTCTTCACGCATGAGCAGTTCATTCTGGAAGACAGCGTCCACGGACAGACGACGAGCTATGGCGAAATGGTTGGCAGCGTGGAGATCGTCAACGACTATGAGGTTATCTTCAGGCTGAGCAGGCCCGCCGCGGAGTTCATCACCGTGATGTCCGCACAGCAAGGGAACATGGGCGATCAGGTTAGCAAAGCCCACCATGAGGCGGAAGGAGAGCCGCTCAACCTGGACGACTCTGTTGTCGGTACGGGCCCCTACCAGCTTCTGGAACGGCAGCAAGAAAGATTCCTCATCTTTGAACGGGTGCCCTACGAGCACTGGAAGGTCACGCCGGACTTCCAGGAGTTCGAGTACCGATGGCTGGCTGAGGCCTCCACGCGGCTGGCCGCGCTGCTTGCCGGCGAGGTCCACCTGGCCTCTATTCCCAAGGACAATGTCGGCACCGCAACCAATGAGGGCATGCTCCTTGTCCAGGGCAAGGTGCCCGGCCAAAGGACGTTCATCCGGTACTACTGCTGCAACTTTGACTCGGAGTCGCAGGCCTGGACCAACCCGGACACTCCCCTCATGGACATTCGGGTGCGCAAGGCGTTCTCCAAGGCAGTTGATCGTGACCAATTGAACGAGGCCTACTTTGGCGGGTCCGCCGTCCCGATGTACAACGCGCACCAGAACCCAAGCCGGGAGGGCTGGGACCCCACCTGGGTCACTCGCTTCCCTGACGAGTACGGATACGACCCTGTGGCGGCGAGGGCGCTTCTGGCGGAAGCGGGCTATGGCCCCAACAACCCTGTGGAAGCAAATCTCTTTGTTATCCGGGAGACGCGAGGCATCCCTGCGTCCCTTGACCTGACCGAGGCCGTAGGCGGCTACATGAGTGATATCGGGGCTAGTGTGAAGCTCATTTCCATCGAGCGCGGCGGGATTTCCCCAGGTACCAGGAATCCTCCCTTTGAATTCAACAACCACCTGAACCTTGACATCACCTCCTCCGACCTGTTCATCGCGATCAGGGTGAAGAACTCAGGGACCGGCCAGCCCAACCGGTTGTATGGCTTCGCTACGCCGGAAATGGACGACGCATACTATAGGCTCATCAGCGAAGTGGACGACGTCAAGCGAAACGAAATCGCCCGTGAATGGGGCAACCTGCACTACGACCTGCACGCCAGCAACCCGCTCTTCTGGGTGCCGGCGGAGATAGTGGTCAACCCCGAGTTCGTGAGCGATTACGTGTGGCCCGGCGCCTTCACCGGCACGTGGAGCCACGTTCACAACATCAAGGCGGCGACTTAG
- a CDS encoding fumarylacetoacetate hydrolase family protein: MKIGFYDDFRPCVVTDRGVVDVSDVVGVGDGGTPQLLLEGIIRNFDQLRPALDAAAESGDAVPLDQVRLRPPVPRPGKILMGQGNYLENVENPVRRPMSMFFKSPDAVIGPGDTVVLPPFQARIFHHEAELAFVIGSEASNVSDDEAMGHIFGFLAGVDVSARSPWIGGPPPGPTQGDGPAMPGNFGKSFDTFNPIGPWIVTADEIADPHNLHVQYRVNGEIRHDYHTSDMEHQIPVLISTMSSIMTLKPGDLFMCGTNHQGLGPLQDGDIGEMEIEGIGKFSHSVVDALKREWPRGVESLAAGSVRASRTGGNT; the protein is encoded by the coding sequence ATGAAGATTGGATTCTATGACGACTTTCGTCCTTGTGTTGTAACCGACCGAGGGGTCGTAGACGTCAGCGATGTCGTGGGGGTTGGCGACGGCGGAACACCCCAGCTGTTGCTGGAAGGCATCATCCGGAACTTCGACCAGCTGCGGCCGGCGTTGGATGCCGCGGCGGAGAGCGGCGACGCGGTCCCGCTCGACCAGGTCCGGCTGCGGCCCCCGGTGCCCAGGCCCGGCAAGATCCTCATGGGCCAGGGGAACTATTTGGAGAACGTCGAGAACCCCGTGCGGCGGCCCATGAGCATGTTCTTCAAGTCGCCGGACGCCGTTATCGGGCCGGGGGACACGGTGGTGCTGCCGCCGTTCCAGGCGCGCATCTTCCACCACGAGGCGGAGCTGGCCTTTGTCATTGGCTCGGAGGCGAGCAACGTGTCGGATGACGAGGCCATGGGCCACATCTTCGGCTTCCTCGCAGGGGTCGACGTGTCGGCGCGGTCGCCGTGGATTGGCGGCCCTCCGCCGGGGCCAACGCAGGGCGACGGCCCGGCTATGCCCGGCAACTTCGGGAAGTCGTTCGACACGTTCAACCCCATTGGCCCCTGGATCGTGACCGCGGACGAGATTGCCGACCCGCACAACCTGCACGTGCAGTACCGGGTGAACGGCGAGATTCGCCATGACTACCACACCTCCGATATGGAGCATCAGATTCCTGTGCTGATATCGACCATGTCCAGCATCATGACGCTGAAGCCCGGCGACCTCTTCATGTGCGGCACCAACCACCAGGGTTTGGGCCCTCTCCAGGACGGCGACATCGGCGAGATGGAGATTGAGGGCATCGGCAAGTTTTCGCACTCGGTCGTGGACGCGCTGAAGCGCGAATGGCCAAGGGGCGTGGAGTCGCTGGCTGCGGGGAGTGTTCGCGCATCGAGGACGGGCGGCAACACCTAG
- a CDS encoding Rieske 2Fe-2S domain-containing protein gives MLTREENEFMCQTGPGTPMGEFCRRFWTPVLLSEELPEPDCPPVRTKIYGEFMVAFRDTSGRIGLLAEFCPHRLSSLFFGRNEDNGLRCIYHGWKFDVEGQCVDMMSEPVESAFKDKVRATAYPTFEGAGFIWAYMGPPHLEPPKPELECLLLPPEHMDTTKILYESNWVQVIEGEIDTVHSSILHSVLDQHEIAKQEGQGVNARYHLRGRPPEFFVEDTDGGILIGAVREAEADSNYWRISRWQFPWITMPPGGGNGSPPEGKNAVRGPIRAAFLVPIDDENCWFYMCSWHPYRPYNEDELIYKVGRGNPSRGVPPEPWKNGLIPGTWIGKANKHNDYMIDRDAQKNYSFSGIPFNNGRAQDSAMTDSMGSSTTAPRWMEHLGTTDRAIIRMRRRLIRGARDLQEGIEPYAASHPESFRVRSGQAILPKGVYFTNDPDTWDSITVPSSLQPAKA, from the coding sequence ATGCTGACCCGGGAAGAAAACGAGTTCATGTGTCAAACGGGCCCAGGCACTCCCATGGGGGAGTTCTGCCGGCGGTTCTGGACGCCGGTGCTGCTCTCGGAGGAGCTGCCGGAGCCGGACTGCCCGCCGGTGCGGACGAAGATCTACGGCGAGTTCATGGTCGCCTTTCGGGACACCAGCGGCAGGATAGGGTTGCTGGCGGAGTTCTGTCCCCACCGGCTGTCCAGCCTCTTCTTCGGCCGCAATGAGGACAACGGGCTGCGCTGCATCTACCACGGCTGGAAGTTCGACGTGGAGGGGCAGTGCGTCGACATGATGTCTGAGCCTGTGGAGAGCGCCTTCAAGGACAAGGTCCGGGCCACGGCCTACCCCACCTTTGAGGGTGCGGGTTTCATCTGGGCCTACATGGGGCCGCCGCACCTGGAACCCCCGAAGCCGGAGCTTGAGTGCCTGCTGCTGCCGCCGGAGCACATGGACACCACCAAGATCCTCTACGAGTCCAACTGGGTGCAGGTGATCGAGGGTGAGATTGACACGGTCCACTCATCCATCCTGCACAGCGTGCTGGACCAGCACGAGATCGCCAAGCAGGAAGGCCAAGGCGTCAACGCGCGCTACCACCTGCGCGGCAGGCCGCCGGAGTTCTTTGTAGAGGACACGGACGGCGGCATCCTCATCGGCGCGGTGCGCGAGGCGGAAGCGGACAGCAACTACTGGCGGATATCCCGCTGGCAATTCCCGTGGATCACCATGCCGCCGGGCGGTGGCAACGGCTCGCCGCCGGAAGGCAAGAACGCCGTGCGCGGACCGATACGCGCCGCCTTCCTGGTGCCCATCGACGATGAGAACTGCTGGTTCTACATGTGCTCATGGCACCCCTACAGGCCCTACAACGAAGACGAGCTCATCTACAAGGTGGGGCGCGGCAACCCGAGCCGGGGCGTTCCCCCGGAACCCTGGAAGAACGGGCTGATTCCCGGGACATGGATCGGGAAGGCCAACAAGCACAACGACTACATGATCGACCGGGACGCGCAGAAGAACTACAGCTTCTCCGGCATCCCCTTCAACAACGGACGGGCCCAGGACTCAGCCATGACCGACAGCATGGGCTCGAGCACCACGGCGCCCCGGTGGATGGAGCACTTGGGCACGACGGACCGCGCCATCATCCGGATGCGCCGGCGGCTCATCCGGGGTGCGAGGGACCTGCAGGAGGGCATCGAGCCCTACGCGGCGTCGCACCCGGAGTCGTTCCGGGTACGTTCGGGGCAGGCCATCCTGCCGAAGGGCGTCTACTTCACCAACGACCCCGATACATGGGACAGCATCACGGTACCGAGCTCGCTGCAGCCGGCGAAGGCCTGA
- a CDS encoding VOC family protein, producing MFRGVSHIYYRVRDVEESIEFYTKNLGFTLLRKYLTNGRLSAYVELDGVLLEFGVPADLSELPGERTIRRIGIAVDDMDAALADLTSKGVEVVREPWDATTFWGRQAVIRDPSGYEVSLREWSAPDGPTFEGWTPRHETVERLG from the coding sequence ATGTTCAGGGGCGTTAGCCACATCTACTACCGGGTGCGGGACGTAGAGGAGTCCATCGAGTTCTACACCAAGAACCTAGGGTTCACCCTGCTGCGGAAGTACCTGACGAACGGGAGACTGTCCGCCTATGTGGAACTTGACGGCGTTCTCCTGGAGTTCGGCGTGCCAGCCGACCTCAGCGAGCTCCCGGGGGAGCGCACCATCCGGAGAATCGGCATTGCCGTGGACGACATGGACGCAGCGCTCGCCGACCTCACCAGCAAGGGAGTGGAAGTGGTGCGGGAGCCGTGGGACGCGACGACTTTCTGGGGGCGGCAAGCGGTCATCCGGGACCCGTCCGGCTACGAGGTCTCCTTACGCGAATGGAGCGCGCCCGACGGGCCCACGTTCGAGGGGTGGACGCCCCGCCATGAGACTGTAGAGCGCCTGGGCTGA
- a CDS encoding Rid family hydrolase has protein sequence MAERKMLTIQGIDYSERGVHPIPMGARVGSLIVSSILTGTDPGTRELPPNVEGQAEVLFRNISTLMEDAGGTVDDIARVTFFVQSKQMHRPAIDVEWEKMFPAGGFRPARIVLEVAPQGSPLIQAEVIGLLTNGGD, from the coding sequence ATGGCGGAGCGGAAGATGCTGACGATCCAGGGCATAGACTACTCGGAGCGGGGGGTGCACCCGATCCCGATGGGGGCGAGGGTGGGCAGCCTGATCGTGTCGTCCATACTGACTGGCACGGACCCGGGGACTCGCGAGCTCCCTCCGAACGTGGAGGGGCAGGCTGAAGTGCTGTTTCGGAACATCTCGACCCTGATGGAGGACGCCGGGGGGACGGTGGATGACATCGCCCGTGTGACGTTCTTCGTACAGAGCAAGCAGATGCACCGGCCGGCCATTGACGTCGAGTGGGAAAAGATGTTCCCGGCGGGCGGGTTCCGTCCGGCGCGCATTGTCCTGGAGGTGGCGCCGCAGGGCTCGCCGCTGATACAGGCCGAGGTCATCGGGCTGCTCACCAACGGCGGCGACTAG